Genomic DNA from Providencia sp. PROV188:
AAATCTCTATTACATTACTCGTGAACGCCATTATAAAAATATTCCTGCGCAGATTATTTGCGAGGAATATATCGATTTGTTTGAGCAGAAAAAGAGAAAGCTAGTACCCGAAACCTGCCGCATTCATTGTTTCTCGGGTAAACCCGTTTACGCAGAAATCGATTATACCGACGAAGATGGCACCGAGTTTATCAACCTTTATGATACGGAATGGCAATTGCAGCCGGTCAGTTTTGGTTATCCTCAAATGCTAGAACCGGTCAGTGAACCAACACAATTTAGAGAGATGCTAAGATTAGCTGAAATTTTAGTGACGCCATTCGATTATTGCCGAGCTGACTTTTTAATGGCAGAAAACAAACTCTATTTTAGTGAACTTACCTTCGCACCCAATGCGGGACGTACCGTGATCAGCCCACTCTCTTGGGACTTTAAACTTGGAGAGTTATGGGAGCAGAAAATCACAACGCCAAACATGCTTCATTCACGCAAACCTGAGCTCGTACTCGCCAACCTCAATAAGAAAAAATAGCCATAAAAAAACGCGCTACTCATTCAAGATAGCGCGTTTTTTTTCATTACTAGT
This window encodes:
- a CDS encoding ATP-grasp fold amidoligase family protein, translated to MKKTEYFLKKFRALIMSDKSYLTNKFIKKLGYYPNFNAPKSFNEKVNFRMIHDRNPLHSQFADKLAVRDYVTQTIGQEHIVPILATYQHVDEIDITKLPQRFVLKCTHDSGSSIICTDKSQFDLQKAKDKLSFHLLKNLYYITRERHYKNIPAQIICEEYIDLFEQKKRKLVPETCRIHCFSGKPVYAEIDYTDEDGTEFINLYDTEWQLQPVSFGYPQMLEPVSEPTQFREMLRLAEILVTPFDYCRADFLMAENKLYFSELTFAPNAGRTVISPLSWDFKLGELWEQKITTPNMLHSRKPELVLANLNKKK